Proteins encoded in a region of the Dehalococcoidales bacterium genome:
- the cobS gene encoding adenosylcobinamide-GDP ribazoletransferase, whose product MPEYRSGANRKLRFLAALSFLTVIPVPLRREIDPGEVGRSLHYFPVVGAIIGLLLVGLNWLFRLFLPPALVDGLLIVSMVVISGALHLDGFIDTCDGLAGHRTVEERWRVMHDSRAGAFGIVAVFLLLLLKYVSLSSVPDTLLPLTLLLLPVVSRWAMVYAVFAYSYARPEGLGRAFKQGATRQGFIMATLITLAVITGLTLLANLAYFYLAGLAVILIVWMVVVAMAAYLKRQFAGLTGDTYGAISEVVEVVMLILVSLLAYNRWFI is encoded by the coding sequence ATGCCGGAGTATCGGAGCGGAGCGAACCGTAAGTTGAGATTTCTGGCGGCGTTGAGTTTCCTGACGGTTATCCCGGTACCTCTCCGGCGTGAGATTGACCCGGGTGAGGTAGGGCGCTCGCTGCATTATTTTCCGGTGGTCGGGGCTATTATCGGGCTTCTTCTGGTGGGACTGAACTGGCTGTTCCGCCTTTTTTTGCCACCGGCGTTAGTTGATGGACTGTTGATTGTTTCCATGGTGGTAATCAGCGGCGCTTTGCACCTCGATGGTTTTATTGATACCTGTGACGGTCTGGCCGGACACCGCACGGTTGAAGAACGGTGGCGGGTGATGCATGATAGCCGTGCCGGTGCCTTCGGAATTGTCGCCGTCTTTTTACTGCTGCTGCTGAAGTATGTTTCGTTAAGCAGTGTGCCGGATACCCTGCTGCCGTTAACCCTGCTGCTGCTGCCGGTGGTCAGCCGATGGGCGATGGTTTACGCTGTCTTTGCTTATTCGTATGCCCGGCCGGAGGGCCTGGGCAGGGCGTTCAAGCAGGGAGCGACCCGGCAGGGGTTCATCATGGCTACCTTGATAACACTGGCGGTAATTACCGGCTTGACTCTTTTAGCCAATCTGGCTTATTTTTATCTGGCGGGTCTGGCGGTAATTCTTATCGTCTGGATGGTGGTGGTGGCCATGGCAGCTTATCTGAAGCGCCAGTTTGCCGGGCTTACCGGTGATACCTACGGGGCGATTAGTGAGGTGGTGGAAGTCGTCATGCTCATCCTTGTCAGCCTGCTGGCTTATAACCGCTGGTTTATTTGA